Genomic window (Dyadobacter fanqingshengii):
TTTGAATACAGGACTTCACGTCACCAACGACAGACAATCCCGAAAGCGGCTGGGCTATGTAGGCGAACCCGCCTTTACCGTCCCCCGCCAGCACACAGCCATAATTGGCATCCATACTCCCGATTTTCAGCCGGTTATCCGTCTTATTTCCCAATAAAAGCAGATCGGTTTTCCCGTCCTGATTATAGTCGCCGGAAGCGATCATGGTTACCGGCGCGAACTGTGCGTGAACGGGTAAGGGTTGTTTTTCAAACATTCCGTTTTTGTTCAGAAAGCACATGGAGCGCATTTCTGTCACTTCCAGTTTGGTTGCATTGCTCAGGTCCTCTGCGGAAAACATATTGTTGATCGAAGCATTTGCATAGTCCTTATAGTAGGGAAATTTCTTGCGCATGGGGTAGATCTGATCATTGAGTTCATCGCGGCTTACAAAGGGATAGGATTTTCCCTGCACATAAAAGCTGAAAAACGGGTCAATGGAGCCGTTTTTGTCAAAATCCGCATAATACAGTTCTGCGGGCTCTTTTTCGGATGCTTTGATTTGCGAATTCAAGCCCATGTTCCCGGCTACAATGTCAAGCTTTCCGTCCTGATCCAGATCACTGATAAATAATGACGACCAGAAACCGGACTCTTCGCGTTTGAAAAACTTCAATGTGTTGTCTGTGAAATCATTATTATTGAATGAAAAAACCTTGATAGGCATCATTTCCCCGCAAATAACCAGCTCAACATTTCCGTCCGCATCCAAATCCGCCCACTGCGCATCCGTTACCATGCCTATTTTGAAAAATGGCGAATCCTTCACCTTATAGTTGCCTTTTCCATCATTGATCAGCAAGTAGGAAACGGGTGTTTCGGGATAACGGCCAGGGATAATGCGGCCGCCGACAAACAAATCCTGATCTCCGTCTTTATCAAAATCAAATGCGCGGACGCAGGATTTGCTGCTGGATTTCAGGTTGGGCAGAGACAAAACGGACAGGTTAAGCTTGCCTTTTCCGTCGTTCAGATACATTTCGTCCTGTAACGAAATGGTGTTTGGCTCAAACATGGAATAACCGCCTTTGGCCACATACAGGTCGTCAAAACCATCGCCATTTGCATCAAAGAAAATAGCGGAAGTGGCCGCTGAAATATTCTCGTCACCGACCGCAAAATCAGGCATTTCCCTGAATGTTCCGTCCTTTTGCTGCAACCAGATTCTGGCTTGTTTGTTTTGATCTCCGCTCACGAAAACATCCTCCAAACCATCTTTATTCACATCACCTTTCGCCACAATCGGGCCAGTCTGTGAATACATGGTCAACATTAACGGCTGCCGTTTGAAATCATTTTCATTGAAACCCTCGTGCTGATAGGCAATGCTGCTGTTCTGTTTTTGAAAGATAGGCGCCATTTTTTTTGCTGCTAATGGCTTTACATTCGCTTTCCCGGATTTTTCAAGGACCAACAACTGGTTTGTTTTCACCTCTTTCAGCAACTCAGTCGCACCGTCCGGCCAGATCACTTTCACGGAATCAATGGAAGTTATTTTTTCCATCCCAAAATGCAGCCTTGTGGGTGTGCACGACAGGTAACCGCGGTTGGGATTGACTTCCTGATATTGCTGTGTGCCTTTTGAATAAGTATAAACCTTGGCCCCTACTGCATTTCCGTTGGCCCCTTTGTCTTTGAGCTTAATCTGAAACCAGGCATTGCCCGCTTGCTCCTGCCCCATGTTTTGGTATACAAAAGCGGGATCATTAATGTTGTTTACCACCAGATCCAGGTCGCCGTCGTTATCCAGATCTGTGTAAACCGCACCGCTGGAAATAGCGGGTTGCGCCATTCCCCACGGCTCCTGCATTTTGGTGAAGGTAAGATCTTTGTTATTTCTGAAAATATAGCTCGCCAGCTTGGTAGAAGGCATTGCCCGGATCAGGTCCATCAATTGAAACGGCTCCTTATCCACTGCCCTTCTGATTTTGTAATCGCCCCAATATTTGAGAAAATCCTTATTGGTATAATCCCTTAAATAACCATTGGAAACGAAAAGATCCTTATAACCATCATTGTCAAAATCCGCGAGCAGCGGACTCCAACTCCAATCCGTGTTCGACACGCCTGAATACTGGGCAATCTCGCTGAATGTGCCGTCTCCATTGTTGAGCTGCAACATGTTGCGCATGTATTGCTTGTGCAGTTTCTGGTTCATCATGAGCTCAAATGCTTCATAATTTTCCTGCAACTGCAATAATTTCTGTCGCTGGTTGTCTTCGGGCAGCATATCCAGCGACATGACGTCGGGCAAGCCGTCATTGTTGAAATCAGCAATGTCGATCCCCATCGAGAATTGCGCTAAATGTCTGAAATACTGTTGGGTAACGTCACTGAATGTGCCGTCTTGATTGTTGATATATAGATAATCCGACTCGTTGTAATCGTTGGTCACGTAAATGTCTTGCCAGCCGTCCTGGTTCACGTCCGCAATGGCCATACCCAGCCCGAATGTGAGCGGATACTGGTGAATACCAGCCTTTTGGGTAACTTCCTTAAATTTGTTTTTTTGATTTTCAAATAGTTTGTTGCCTGCGAGCATGTCCGTTTCCTGCTTGAACTTTGCAAGCTCCATATTGTCAATTTTCTTGACGCTATGATTCAAAAGCATCATATCCAGGTCGCCGTCGTTGTCGTAGTCAAAAAATGCCGCTTGTGTGCTGTAACTGATATTATCCAAGCCATACTCGGCGGCTTGTTCCAGGAATTTGAGATTTCCCTGATTGATGAAAAGCTGGTTCTTGCGTTTTTCATCGTCCACTTTGCCTGAGTAGCAAATGTAAATGTCCAGCAGGCCGTCGCCGTTCACATCGGCCATGGTAACGCCCGTTTTCCAGCCGCCCTTCCGACCTTCCAAACCTTTTCCCGCTGAATTCGTAATGTCTTTGAATTTCAAAGCCTGCCCTTTTGTCCCTCCCAGGTTAATATAAAGCTTATTCGGCCCCATGTTTGAGGTGAAGAAAAGATCTTCGAAACCATCATTGTTGATGTCACCGACCGCCACGCCGCCGCCGTTGTAAAAATATTCATACGACATCACATTCTGGCCTTCATCTTCAATGATCGAATTGACGAAGGTAATGCCCGTTTGTTTGGCAGGAAGCAATTGAAACAATGGCCGCTGCGCTCTGACCGCAGCAAGTTGAACAGTCAGAAACAATACAAAAACCAGGTAACGAGTGGGCTTTTTTGTATGCATTAAGCTATTTTGACTGTTAGGAGAGGAAGATATTCGTAAAATAAAAAACTCCAACGAAAGGTTGAAGTTAAAACTTAGTGCAATCAATTTGTTTGAAAGCGGTAAGAAAATTTACATTTCTTACCGCTTTAATTTCATTTTTTATTTATCCCACCAAATACGTGAAACCCAGTTGTCTCCGCTGGCAAGTCTGCCCACTGCGTCACTGTAGTTAGCACTGTTTTGCGTTGCTTCCGTTGTTGGATACGGTTGTCTTCTTGGAATTGCGCCTCCTGAGAAGTTACCCACATAATTTACCGGAGTCAGCACCGGGAAACCAGAGCGTTTCCAGTTATGCCAGGCTTCTGAAAAGTTGAACAACGTTCCAGTTGTTGCCCAGATCTGCTCATTGATTTGTTTCAATGCATTGGCCGCAACCAGTGGATTGGCTGTTGCGTAGGCATCCGCAGTTGCTGCAGGGATTTCCACCGTTGCACCGTATTTACCAAGCGACTGGATTCCGGCAGAAACACCGTTTTTATAATGCGCTGCCGCTGTTCCGCCTACTGCATAACCTCTTGTAACAGCCTCGGCAAGAAGCAATTCTGTCTCTGCATAAGTCAGCACAAAAAGCGGTGCACTTCTTCCGCGGAATGCTGCTACCGGACGTGAGTATTTGCCGATTGGTGTAACATTGGCACCGGCTCCTGTTCCGCCTGGATAGCCAGCCGTTTTACTGATATCCGTAGCGCCACCGTTCATGTCGTAGCCATTTGGAAGACCCAATTGCGCCGCCGGTGCTGTGTTACCAGCCGTTGTGAATTCCTGATTGGCTGTTAAACCCGCCGCAGGCACTTCTGCTATTTTGCCTAAACGCGGATCATTATTGGCTCTCAGATAATCGATCAAAGTTTTGCTCCATCTTACCTGATAAATGTCCGCTGGTGTAGACAAAGCTGCACCGTTTCCATTGGTATAACCATTTGCATCATCCATTACCACATAAGCATCGTCTGCAACGCTCGCGAATGTTCCGCCTGCTGCTGCTTTTTCTGCATAAGTTTTAGCTGTGGCAGGATCTGCTTTTGTCAGGCGCATTGCCAGTTTCAGCATCAGCGAGTACCCGTACTTTTTCCATTTTGTAATGTCGCCTTTGTAACCTGCGAAAGAATCATTGGTAGGAAGTGCCGCGTCTGCGCTCAATGCTGCCGTGGCCGTTTCAAGCCTGGTTAGCAAGGATTTGTAAACCGATTCCTGCGTGTCGTAAACCGGAAGCGTAATGCCCGATTTCGCTTGCAAAGCCTGCGTGTAAGGCACATCTCCGTAAGTATCCGAAATGTTGGAAATGC
Coding sequences:
- a CDS encoding VCBS repeat-containing protein, encoding MHTKKPTRYLVFVLFLTVQLAAVRAQRPLFQLLPAKQTGITFVNSIIEDEGQNVMSYEYFYNGGGVAVGDINNDGFEDLFFTSNMGPNKLYINLGGTKGQALKFKDITNSAGKGLEGRKGGWKTGVTMADVNGDGLLDIYICYSGKVDDEKRKNQLFINQGNLKFLEQAAEYGLDNISYSTQAAFFDYDNDGDLDMMLLNHSVKKIDNMELAKFKQETDMLAGNKLFENQKNKFKEVTQKAGIHQYPLTFGLGMAIADVNQDGWQDIYVTNDYNESDYLYINNQDGTFSDVTQQYFRHLAQFSMGIDIADFNNDGLPDVMSLDMLPEDNQRQKLLQLQENYEAFELMMNQKLHKQYMRNMLQLNNGDGTFSEIAQYSGVSNTDWSWSPLLADFDNDGYKDLFVSNGYLRDYTNKDFLKYWGDYKIRRAVDKEPFQLMDLIRAMPSTKLASYIFRNNKDLTFTKMQEPWGMAQPAISSGAVYTDLDNDGDLDLVVNNINDPAFVYQNMGQEQAGNAWFQIKLKDKGANGNAVGAKVYTYSKGTQQYQEVNPNRGYLSCTPTRLHFGMEKITSIDSVKVIWPDGATELLKEVKTNQLLVLEKSGKANVKPLAAKKMAPIFQKQNSSIAYQHEGFNENDFKRQPLMLTMYSQTGPIVAKGDVNKDGLEDVFVSGDQNKQARIWLQQKDGTFREMPDFAVGDENISAATSAIFFDANGDGFDDLYVAKGGYSMFEPNTISLQDEMYLNDGKGKLNLSVLSLPNLKSSSKSCVRAFDFDKDGDQDLFVGGRIIPGRYPETPVSYLLINDGKGNYKVKDSPFFKIGMVTDAQWADLDADGNVELVICGEMMPIKVFSFNNNDFTDNTLKFFKREESGFWSSLFISDLDQDGKLDIVAGNMGLNSQIKASEKEPAELYYADFDKNGSIDPFFSFYVQGKSYPFVSRDELNDQIYPMRKKFPYYKDYANASINNMFSAEDLSNATKLEVTEMRSMCFLNKNGMFEKQPLPVHAQFAPVTMIASGDYNQDGKTDLLLLGNKTDNRLKIGSMDANYGCVLAGDGKGGFAYIAQPLSGLSVVGDVKSCIQIDINNEPCLVIGAFNQSLQFYKRAK
- a CDS encoding SusD/RagB family nutrient-binding outer membrane lipoprotein, whose protein sequence is MKKRLLTIIILAGLLPLSCTDDFDALNTDPTKASGESFDANLLLPSVQQNHVAATAGYNGGILFQSMWMQILASTTSGAANYYSNGDKYVISSNTNSYLASTWNTDFRAASLAYEMEQLTKDKPALANLMNIAIIMQVQCISNISDTYGDVPYTQALQAKSGITLPVYDTQESVYKSLLTRLETATAALSADAALPTNDSFAGYKGDITKWKKYGYSLMLKLAMRLTKADPATAKTYAEKAAAGGTFASVADDAYVVMDDANGYTNGNGAALSTPADIYQVRWSKTLIDYLRANNDPRLGKIAEVPAAGLTANQEFTTAGNTAPAAQLGLPNGYDMNGGATDISKTAGYPGGTGAGANVTPIGKYSRPVAAFRGRSAPLFVLTYAETELLLAEAVTRGYAVGGTAAAHYKNGVSAGIQSLGKYGATVEIPAATADAYATANPLVAANALKQINEQIWATTGTLFNFSEAWHNWKRSGFPVLTPVNYVGNFSGGAIPRRQPYPTTEATQNSANYSDAVGRLASGDNWVSRIWWDK